A segment of the Halovivax limisalsi genome:
CTCGATCCAGTCGGTCGAGAGACCGATCTGTTCGCCAAGGGCCGCGAGCTCGCGCGGGGATCGAAGCTCGAACCGTGCCGCCGCGTTGGCGCTCACCACGTACGGCGCGTCGTAGTGGTCGACCAATTCGACGAGTTTCCGAAGGGCCTGGAGGCTGCGGACACGCCGTCCGCCGCTCTCCCGCAACACCGGCCCGAGGTCCACCTCGATCCGGACGCCGTTCTCGGCCGCCGCCTTCGCCACGACGTGATTCAGATCGCCCTCGTCGGCCATCGGCCGCGCGAGGACGTCCACCTTCTCGGATTCGACCGCGAATCGATTCATCGCCGGCGTCCCGCCCGCGACCGAGAGGACGGTCACCTCGGGACGGTAGTTTCCGATCGAGCCGCCGGCTTGCTGCGGCAAGTCGGCGTCGATCTCGACGCCGGGAACGACGTCGATCGCCGGGTCGACGGCCTCGAGCGCGGCTTCGACGGCAGCATTGCGAGCGCCGTCACGGAGGATCAGCCCGTCGTATCCCAGGGTCGTCGCCGTTTCGAGCGCGGCTTCGAGGGCCGCTGGGTCGTCCGGGTCGATCGCGACGGCCTCGTACATACGGGTCCGTCGGAACCCAAGCGCCTTGGTGATTTTCACTTCCCGGCCGCGTTCGAGGCGCGGGCCGTCGACCGGTATGTCCTGCAACGGTCGCGGGGCCCCACGATCACGGAGAACGGTCCGGCGAGATGGAACTAGAGGCGGGGCGAGAGACGGAGAAGTGAGATGGGTGCCGGGGAATTGGCGCGTCGATTCAGTTCAGCATACTCTGGGCGACGGTCGCGAGCTGCCCGTTGTCCGCGTCGGCGAGGCGTTCGTCGCCGATCTTCAGGCGAAGCCGCGGCCGTCCCACGTCGATCGGGACCTTCTCGGTGTCGATCAGTCCCATGTCCTCCAGCTTGGTCTTCGTCCGACTGAACGTCGCCTTCGAGGCGATGCCGACGTCCTCGCCCCACTTGCTGATGTCGTATAGCAGCGCCTCGTTCCGCGCGGCGAACAGCAGCGAGATCGTGACCTCGTCGAGGCCGTCGCCGTCGCCGCGTGCGGTCTCGAGCGAACCGAGGATCGTCGTGAAGTCGTCCTCGGCTTCGGGACTGATCTCCTCGGAGAGCGTGTTTCGCACGCGCGTGATCGGCGGCGTGCGGAGGCTGAACGGTTCGGCGTCGTCCCAGCGGCCGGCGTAGGTCTCGACCGTCGCGGAGACGAACTCCTCGTCGTCGGCCACCAGTCCGCCGACGCGATCGGCCGCGTGGACGATCGCGACCACCGCGTCGTCGGTCACGAGCAG
Coding sequences within it:
- the tbsP gene encoding transcriptional regulator TbsP, producing the protein MAPSSNLLNTQIDDIVKTVLEDATGDVYMVNPSRDAIEDFVSVATADDDDLPTVHMLADERTLKDVMDDFIVASNAADLIDAGRLELRTIEEAPENSLLVTDDAVVAIVHAADRVGGLVADDEEFVSATVETYAGRWDDAEPFSLRTPPITRVRNTLSEEISPEAEDDFTTILGSLETARGDGDGLDEVTISLLFAARNEALLYDISKWGEDVGIASKATFSRTKTKLEDMGLIDTEKVPIDVGRPRLRLKIGDERLADADNGQLATVAQSMLN
- a CDS encoding RNase P subunit p30 family protein, which gives rise to MYEAVAIDPDDPAALEAALETATTLGYDGLILRDGARNAAVEAALEAVDPAIDVVPGVEIDADLPQQAGGSIGNYRPEVTVLSVAGGTPAMNRFAVESEKVDVLARPMADEGDLNHVVAKAAAENGVRIEVDLGPVLRESGGRRVRSLQALRKLVELVDHYDAPYVVSANAAARFELRSPRELAALGEQIGLSTDWIEAGLAEWGTIVARNRRVQSESFIEPGVERGRHEPDG